Sequence from the Flavobacteriales bacterium genome:
AAAAAACCTCTTCAGGGGTTGACTTAACGATGCCAGTGACCGAAGACTCAATGGGTAGCAGACACCCTCTGTCTTTAGTTAAGAACGAAATTGTAGAAATTTTTAATCGCATAGGTTTTACCCTCTCTGAAGGACCTGAAATCGAGGATGATTGGCATAATTTTACCGCTTTAAACCTGCCCGAAGAACACCCTGCTAGGGATATGCAAGACACCTTCTTTATACAGACAAACCCAGATATACTTTTACGCACACACACTTCCTCAGTACAAGTCAGGTATATGGAAAACAATAAGCCACCAATACGTACCCTTTCACCAGGAAGGGTATATAGAAATGAAGCCATATCTGCTCGTGCTCATTGTATATTCCACCAAGTGGAGGGCTTATATATTGACGAAAACGTATCCTTTGCTGATTTAAAACAAGTCTTACTGTATTTCGCTAAAGAAATGTTTGGAGACAAAACAGAGATAAGACTTAGACCCTCTTACTTTCCATTCACAGAGCCAAGCGCTGAAGTAGATGTGTCTTGTAACATTTGCTCAGGCAAGGGATGTAACGTCTGCAAGTATACCGGTTACCTTGAAATTCTTGGTTGCGGTATGGTAGATCCTAACGTACTAAGAAATTGCAACATTGACCCAAACAAATACAGTGGTTTTGCTTTTGGCATGGGTATTGAAAGAATAGCTATGCTAAAATACCAAGTCAATGACCTTAGGTTGTTTTTTGAAAATGACGTACGTTTCTTGAGACAGTTTAAATCCAGCCTTTAGTTAGCAGCACAACCCATAGTACAATTTTCCATTCCCCATGATGCACAGACCGTAGCTGCTAAATCTGTAGATGGAGTTATTTCTGCTAAA
This genomic interval carries:
- the pheS gene encoding phenylalanine--tRNA ligase subunit alpha; this translates as MLEKVQQLLVEVNSFVAKDSEELEQFRIKFLGKKGQMNDLFADFKNVPNDQKKDFGQALNQLKQTIQNKLEEGKGAFTQSKKTSSGVDLTMPVTEDSMGSRHPLSLVKNEIVEIFNRIGFTLSEGPEIEDDWHNFTALNLPEEHPARDMQDTFFIQTNPDILLRTHTSSVQVRYMENNKPPIRTLSPGRVYRNEAISARAHCIFHQVEGLYIDENVSFADLKQVLLYFAKEMFGDKTEIRLRPSYFPFTEPSAEVDVSCNICSGKGCNVCKYTGYLEILGCGMVDPNVLRNCNIDPNKYSGFAFGMGIERIAMLKYQVNDLRLFFENDVRFLRQFKSSL